A single genomic interval of Aphidius gifuensis isolate YNYX2018 linkage group LG6, ASM1490517v1, whole genome shotgun sequence harbors:
- the LOC122859872 gene encoding uncharacterized protein LOC122859872: MEPSKFAFCRRKRKIINLCVKTFDDLDTLRSVPPDLFDHPAKITRIENDTPRRFHFNNLQIDTKNYPYANEEIINTADNESRSDETFRSDETENEILSAYDEEGHDRDRNNNTDINDFLEVDENDENEENDQDQQQMHTVQKSFINWSMAHYVYEMLWRPAILAKDHILVFLTLSLVFHWTYEATSMVFTWINQATFNAGLPVYKKSLWKALGRNEVVETRHYICEYCQAYLGIIKPVRCSSESCLIATPQSSISYFVEIDLESQIRDIFAIPDIYDQFQYRFTRTKRRIDALEDVYDGELYKRLSEPGEFLSNRNNFTFTFNTDGASVSDSSKSNAWPVFLQINESPPHLRKRHMLLSTVWVGTGHPVANTFLKPLVNQLNHLYETGITWKYNGDYKLTSKFMVLLCSVDSVARPLILRMTQFNGAFGCNFCYQNGCTHGDSFKYPLEKKIILRTHEETVELGEQSLNSGTRILGVIGPSILFGLFGFDCMRGMVVEPLHNLFLGVAKQYTKLLLEAETYVEDQDKRRYVSKSIAESIIDMRLSKIRPPSRLTRRPRSIKDMKLWKGQEWRNWIQYYCLICLEGVLKPKYLKHLSLLSQAIYILNSDSITSHEINQARQLLQDFVKKYEQLFGKQAMTYNIHLLLHITDTVENAGPLFSYNASVFESWNRKILQNISSPNGRIIQIITRFLIKKCLELLYFDNSVHETTRKFVYTLIRKFKFDVDLEVDGKFQGVGKRTIRVPTDWENTALNDAGFEVDKLGSFSKVLTHKIEFRTFQLNKETKYCNNVAYTDKFGFGIVKSIIQFEHNNTTVSGCIMNVLKSEKKAFNTNFIDNVIETKKYIFVTSNEVLIPAMAIHSKFGFRATKLSNCWETD; encoded by the exons atggaGCCATCAAAATTTGCATTCTGCCGAAGAAagcgaaaaataataaacttatgTGTAAAAACCTTTGACGATTTGGATACTCTGCGCTCTGTTCCACCAGACttattt gatcACCCAGCAAAAATAACTCGTATTGAAAATGATACTCCTCGTCGTttccattttaataatttacaaattgataCGAAAAATTATCCATATGCGAATGAAGAAATCATAAATACAGCAGATAACGAATCGAGAAGTGATGAAACTTTTAGGAGTGATGAAACTGAAAATGAAATACTCAGTGCTTATGATGAAGAAGGACATGACAgagatagaaataataatactgacaTTAATGATTTTCTCGAGGTTGATGAAAATGACGAGAATGAAGAGAATGACCAAGATCAGCAGCAAATGCATACAGTTCAAAAATCCTTCATTAATTGGAGCATGGCTCATTACGTGTATGAGATGCTTTGGAGACCAGCAATACTTGCTAAAGACCATATTTTGGTTTTTCTCACGTTATCTCTGGTGTTTCATTGGACCTATGAGGCCACTTCAATGGTCTTTACGTGGATAAATCAAGCGACATTTAATGCTGGGCTGCCTGTGTATAAAAAATCTTTGTGGAAAGCATTAGGTAGAAATGAGGTTGTTGAAACACGTCATTATATATGTGAATATTGTCAAGCATATCTGGGAATAATTAAACCAGTGCGATGTTCTTCCGAGTCATGTTTGATTGCCACGCCACAATCTTCGATCAGTTACTTTGTAGAAATAGACTTGGAATCTCAGATTAGAGATATATTTGCTATTCCCGATATTTACGACCAGTTTCAATATCGATTCACACGAACTAAAAGAAGAATCGATGCTCTAGAAGATGTTTACGATGGAGAACTATATAAAAGACTAAGTGAGCCTGGCGAATTTTTAAGCAATCGAAACAATTTTACGTTTACATTCAATACTGATGGAGCAAGTGTTTCTGATTCATCAAAAAGTAATGCCTGGCCTGTTTTTCTACAAATAAATGAGTCGCCACCTCATCTCCGGAAAAGACATATGTTGTTAAGTACTGTTTGGGTAGGGACCGGACACCCAGTAGCAAATACATTTCTAAAACCTTTAGTCAACCAATTGAACCACCTGTATGAGACCGGAATTACTTGGAAATATAACGGAGATTACAAACTCACGAGTAAATTTATGGTTTTACTTTGTAGTGTTGATTCAGTCGCACGGCCATTAATTCTACGTATGACTCAATTTAATGGTGCTTTTggttgtaatttttgttatcaaaATGGATGCACTCATGGTGATTCATTTAAGTATCCTCTcgagaaaaaaatcattctgAGAACACACGAAGAAACGGTAGAATTGGGAGAACAAAGTTTAAACTCAGGCACTCGTATTTTAGGTGTTATAGGCCCTTCCATTTTATTTGGACTTTTTGGATTTGATTGTATGCGTGGTATGGTTGTTGAGCCACTTCACAATCTTTTCCTTGGTGTTGCTAAACAATATACAAAGCTTCTCTTGGAAGCAGAAACATATGTTGAAGACCAGGACAAGCGTCGCTATGTGTCGAAAAGTATAGCGGAAAGTATTATTGATATGCGTTTGTCTAAAATAAGACCACCAAGTCGACTCACTCGCCGACCAAGGTCAATAAAAGATATGAAATTGTGGAAAGGTCAAGAATGGAGGAACTGGATccaatattattgtttgatttgttTGGAAGGGGTTTTGAAACCGAAATATTTGAAACACTTGTCTTTGCTTAGTCAAGCCATTTACATTCTGAATTCTGATTCCATTACGTCTCATGAGATAAATCAAGCTCGGCAATTACTGCaagattttgtaaaaaaatatgaacaatTATTCGGGAAACAAGCTATGACGTATAATATTCACCTGTTGCTGCACATTACTGATACCGTGGAAAACGCTGGTCcattattttcatacaatGCGTCAGTTTTTGAATCTtggaatagaaaaatattacaaaatatatctAGTCCAAATGGtagaataatacaaataattactCGTTTTCTTATCAAAAAATGTTTGGAACTATTGTACTTTGATAATTCAGTGCACGAGACAACGAGGAAATTTGTTTATACTCTTATAAGGAAGTTCAAATTTGATGTCGATCTTGAAGTCGATGGAAAATTTCAAGGAGTTGGTAAACGAACAATTCGAGTTCCAACTGATTGGGAAAATACAGCTTTAAACGATGCAGGGTTTGAAGTTGATAAGCTCGGATCTTTTTCAAAAGTTCTCACTCATAAAATAGAATTTCGTACTTTTCAACTTAAcaaagaaacaaaatattgtaataatgttGCGTACACAGACAAATTCGGATTCGGCATCGTCAAAAGTATCATTCAATTTGAACATAATAATACAACTGTTAGTGGATGCATAATGAATGTTTTGAagagtgaaaaaaaagcatttaatACCAACTTTATTGATAATGTtatcgaaacaaaaaaatatatttttgtaacttCAAATGAAGTGCTGATCCCGGCAATGGCCATTCATTCAAAATTTGGTTTTCGAGCGACAAAACTGAGTAATTGTTGGGAAACTGATTAA
- the LOC122859552 gene encoding uncharacterized protein LOC122859552 gives MENKTDEETGLCGRGKRTKIAKRFSFPPKSDSSPSLPLSKKTKIHDEKIVAKKSTKEKLDDKGRSMKTSDRVALELIKANKAQKRLNAKISPLSRRQADNFVYTNPGSQKVLITSVDVHKPEDYDEIMEHSDDCGPSKSTSIKENTNPRIQFSSSNRSSARPQNNLSQRSIEAKYQSKIELLNVEKASLITRNEELERKNERLEMENESFDCALKDAERELHELKNRKVPERDLQVDLIGNFQIFRENVREDLINLAEQLHTSIVEDLSGVKSTAVIDKLHQFDHLKISNGQVQITENISIDVETYMKAAQAPNMRKRANIAIRGIWKPCELMQFVLKRVGNDDTVTRHIITQEDILILHVTVTKMQEHKFLSTDTEGMDLTNLPNWLAYQAKMARLNARVADEEKDGTTTSIEPELRTTENENNDCESSESPDSNNERELSEHCDYSSDEGDISYAKDPLSDTNDMCHNDFQDI, from the exons atggaaaata AAACCGATGAAGAAACTGGGTTATGTGGTCGAGGAAAACGTACTAAAATTGCTAAACGTTTTAGTTTTCCGCCAAAAAGTGACTCATCACCATCTCTTCCTCTcagcaaaaaaactaaaattcatGATGAAAAGATTGTCGCGAAAAAATCAACG AAAGAAAAACTCGATGACAAAGGGCGTTCAATGAAGACTTCTGACCGCGTTGCGTTAGAACTCATCAAAGCCAACAAGGCACAGAAGCGACTGAATGCAAAAATTAGTCCATTGTCACGTCGTCAAGCGGACAATTTT GTGTATACAAATCCGGGCTCacaaaaagttttaataactAGCGTAGATGTACATAAACCAGAAGACTACGATGAGATTATGGAACATTCAGATGATTGTGGTCCATCTAAATCCACAtctataaaagaaaatacg AATCCTCGAATCCAATTTTCTTCCTCGAACAGATCAAGTGCCCGACCACAGAATAACTTATCTCAAAGATCAATTGAAGCAAAATATCAGTCAAAAATTGAACTCTTAAACGTTGAAAAGGCAAGCCTAATAACAAGAAATGAAgaacttgaaagaaaaaacgaACGTCTTGAAATGGAAAATGAGAGTTTTGACTGTGCTTTAAAAGATGCAGAAAGAGAATTGCATGAACTGAAAAATAGAAAGGTTCCTGAACGCGATCTTCAAGTCGATTTGATtggaaattttcaaatattccgAGAAAACGTCAGAGAAGATTTAATTAATCTGGCCGAACAATTACATACAAGCATTGTAGAAGATTTATCAGGCGTTAAATCTACAGCTGTTATTGACAAACTTCATCAGTtcgatcatttaaaaatatctaatggCCAA GTTCAAATtactgaaaatatttcaattgacGTTGAAACTTACATGAAAGCTGCACAAGCACCTAACATGAGAAAAAGAGCAAATATTGCTATCAGAGGAATTTGGAAGCCTTGTGAACTAATGCAGTTCGTGTTAAAGCGAGTTGGTAATGATGATACTGTTACTCGACACATCATAACTCAGGAAGATATTCTAATTTTACATG TCACTGTCACAAAAATGCAGGAGCATAAATTTCTAAGCACTGATACCGAGGGAATGGATCTGACAAACTTACCGAATTGGTTGGCCTACCAGGCTAAAATGGCACGTTTGAATGCTCGCGTTgctgatgaagaaaaagatgGTACGACTACTTCTATTGAACCAGAACTGAGAACGACAGAGAACGAAAATAATGACTGTGAATCGTCAGAATCTCCTGATAGCAACAATGAAAGAGAATTGTCAGAACACTGTGATTACAGTAGCGACGAAGGTGACATTTCGTATGCAAAAGATCCTTTGTCTGACACTAATGACATGTGTCATAATGATTTCCAAGACATTTAA